A single region of the Pseudomonas sp. B21-023 genome encodes:
- a CDS encoding DUF4105 domain-containing protein: MKRMRAWLLGCALTLLGTPALADLQLVLQTDGLDPSQRQASQVLLDEAMAKLPPRFKQQLDRQILVSWTTRMPEDAYGQASPVASLDLNRRLLPGLVDGSAAREKTNRPHGTVREELLATVLHELTHIYDRARLWPEAERQLISRCKRQQGALGKVGLPQDCRGQAERRFTLSDDPRLLDLAGWPQYVGRRGEREQHNGQLVRSPDPYELSSPKEFVAVNMEYFLLDPSYGCRRPALNQYLRDHFAWAPQQDVCAKGLPFLNAGNDFARQPLGEIDPERVYEVDYLLAEANQNWVSRWGHSMLRLVICAPGRPRGPACRLDLDQSLVLSYRAFVNDVQLSSWDGLVGAYPSRLFVLPLGQVIDEYTKTELRSLASVPLKLSRAEIENLVRQAAEMHWSYDGNYYFLSNNCAVESLKLLRSGTGNPRLNDLDSIMPNGLLEVMKGRGLANTSVLDDPREALRLGYRFDSYRDRYQAMFEVLRKQLPIKQTTVEDWLALDAEQRRQWFDRADLRTSAALLLLEQAGLRRQLLLAQDEVKQRYLNGRALKDGSFDKANETLQAMLANSGFLSRPAELLGAGGYGLPQPEERKQLEQVSSERQAQLLRLSTDLDQQVRALLGPERGREIKAVEANIKQVGEHLRALHKAAGGLQLP, encoded by the coding sequence GTGAAGCGCATGCGTGCCTGGCTGCTGGGCTGCGCCCTGACGCTGCTTGGCACGCCCGCCCTGGCCGATCTGCAGCTGGTGCTGCAGACCGACGGCCTCGACCCTTCGCAACGGCAGGCCAGCCAGGTGCTGCTCGACGAAGCCATGGCCAAGCTGCCACCGCGCTTCAAGCAGCAACTCGACCGGCAGATCCTGGTCAGCTGGACCACACGCATGCCCGAGGATGCCTATGGCCAGGCCTCGCCGGTCGCCAGCCTGGATCTAAACCGACGCCTGCTACCGGGCCTCGTGGATGGCAGCGCCGCCCGCGAGAAGACCAACCGCCCCCATGGCACCGTCCGCGAAGAACTGCTGGCCACCGTGCTCCATGAGCTTACCCACATCTATGACCGCGCCCGCCTGTGGCCGGAGGCTGAGCGCCAGCTGATCAGCCGCTGCAAGCGCCAGCAGGGCGCGCTTGGCAAAGTCGGCCTGCCGCAGGACTGTCGCGGCCAGGCCGAACGCCGCTTCACCTTGAGCGACGACCCGCGCCTGCTGGACCTGGCCGGCTGGCCGCAGTACGTCGGCCGGCGCGGCGAGCGCGAGCAGCACAACGGCCAGCTGGTGCGCAGCCCGGACCCCTACGAGCTGAGCAGCCCGAAGGAATTCGTCGCGGTCAACATGGAGTACTTCCTCCTCGATCCCAGCTACGGCTGCCGCCGGCCGGCACTGAACCAGTACCTGCGCGACCACTTTGCCTGGGCGCCGCAACAAGATGTCTGCGCCAAGGGCCTGCCGTTCCTCAACGCCGGCAACGACTTTGCCCGCCAACCCTTGGGCGAGATCGACCCGGAGCGGGTCTACGAGGTCGACTACCTGCTGGCAGAAGCCAACCAGAACTGGGTCAGCCGCTGGGGCCACAGCATGCTGCGCCTGGTGATCTGCGCCCCGGGCCGCCCACGCGGGCCGGCCTGTCGCCTGGACCTCGACCAGAGCCTGGTGCTGTCGTACCGCGCCTTCGTCAATGATGTGCAGCTGTCCAGCTGGGACGGCCTGGTCGGCGCCTACCCGTCGCGGCTGTTCGTGCTGCCGTTGGGGCAGGTGATCGACGAGTACACCAAGACCGAGCTGCGCAGCCTGGCCTCGGTGCCGCTCAAGCTCAGTCGCGCCGAGATCGAGAACCTTGTGCGCCAGGCCGCCGAGATGCACTGGAGCTACGACGGCAACTACTACTTCCTGTCCAACAACTGCGCGGTGGAGTCGCTCAAGCTGCTGCGCAGCGGCACCGGCAATCCACGCCTGAATGACCTGGACAGCATCATGCCCAACGGCCTGCTCGAGGTCATGAAGGGCAGGGGGCTGGCCAATACCAGCGTGCTCGACGATCCACGCGAAGCCCTGCGCCTGGGCTATCGCTTCGACTCTTACCGCGACCGCTACCAGGCGATGTTCGAGGTGTTGCGCAAGCAGCTGCCAATCAAACAGACGACGGTGGAAGACTGGTTGGCGCTGGACGCCGAGCAGCGCCGCCAGTGGTTCGACCGCGCCGACCTGCGCACCAGCGCGGCCTTGCTGCTGCTCGAACAGGCCGGGCTGCGGCGCCAGCTGCTGCTGGCCCAGGATGAGGTCAAGCAACGCTACCTGAACGGGCGGGCACTCAAGGACGGCAGTTTCGACAAGGCCAACGAGACCTTGCAGGCGATGCTGGCCAACAGCGGCTTCCTCAGCCGCCCGGCGGAGCTGCTCGGGGCAGGGGGCTACGGCCTGCCGCAGCCGGAAGAGCGCAAGCAACTGGAACAGGTGAGCAGCGAGCGCCAGGCACAGCTGCTGCGCCTGAGCACCGACCTCGACCAGCAGGTGAGGGCGCTGCTGGGGCCCGAACGGGGCAGGGAAATCAAGGCGGTGGAGGCCAATATCAAGCAGGTGGGCGAGCACCTGAGGGCGTTGCACAAGGCGGCCGGGGGGTTGCAGCTGCCCTAG
- a CDS encoding DUF2388 domain-containing protein, giving the protein MRKPLIAATLGMLLLADLAQAHTLVATSNIIVRAFGRSIDFTSDTTTSIRDSKVVREAHDDAASFVASNGDIRGAQLEAAFDTLRARVPEARDASDQVLAEAILAL; this is encoded by the coding sequence ATGCGTAAACCGCTGATCGCCGCCACCCTCGGCATGCTGCTGCTCGCCGACCTGGCCCAGGCACACACCCTGGTGGCCACCAGCAACATCATCGTCCGCGCCTTTGGCCGGTCGATCGACTTCACCTCCGACACCACCACCTCGATTCGCGACTCGAAAGTGGTGCGTGAAGCCCACGACGACGCCGCCAGCTTCGTCGCCAGCAATGGCGACATCCGCGGCGCGCAGCTCGAAGCCGCCTTCGACACCTTGCGCGCCCGTGTGCCCGAAGCCCGCGACGCCAGCGACCAGGTGCTGGCCGAAGCCATCCTCGCCCTGTGA
- a CDS encoding DUF2388 domain-containing protein, with protein MRYLLLSFVALACMNSAQAMDATTQSLVITGYVTSQVTAAPFDRKRIVAARDDAAAFVASDGLIRGARLEAAFDALRHGSARHSVGDRELAEAILVQ; from the coding sequence ATGCGTTACCTACTGCTTTCCTTTGTCGCCCTGGCCTGCATGAACAGCGCCCAGGCGATGGATGCCACCACCCAGAGCCTGGTCATCACGGGTTACGTCACCAGCCAAGTGACTGCCGCCCCCTTCGACCGCAAACGGATCGTCGCGGCCCGTGACGATGCAGCCGCGTTCGTCGCCAGCGACGGCCTGATCCGTGGCGCCCGCCTGGAGGCGGCGTTCGACGCCCTGCGCCACGGCAGCGCCCGGCACTCTGTCGGCGACCGTGAACTGGCCGAGGCGATTCTCGTCCAATAA
- a CDS encoding DUF2388 domain-containing protein, producing MSRYHLIGAALLLSLTGAAHATSFVVTTDAVVGAVAASTDATSDISSSFRDDKIVKAARDDAASFVGSDGAIRGAKLESAFVHIRQQLPALQASDAQLARAILAI from the coding sequence ATGTCCCGTTATCACCTGATTGGCGCCGCCTTGCTGCTGTCCCTCACCGGTGCCGCCCACGCCACCAGTTTCGTCGTCACCACCGATGCCGTCGTCGGCGCCGTAGCCGCCTCGACCGATGCCACGTCCGATATCTCCTCCTCGTTCCGCGACGACAAGATCGTCAAGGCCGCCCGTGACGATGCCGCCAGCTTCGTCGGCAGCGATGGCGCCATCCGCGGCGCCAAGCTGGAAAGCGCATTCGTGCACATCCGCCAGCAGTTGCCGGCCCTGCAAGCCAGCGATGCGCAGCTGGCGCGCGCCATCCTCGCCATCTGA
- a CDS encoding DUF1127 domain-containing protein, producing MERTLSSDLVFENAQASNAALPLRLLSTLVLWQRRMASRRQLARLDSRLLADAGISESQRYEELSKPFWR from the coding sequence ATGGAACGTACCCTCAGTTCCGACCTGGTTTTCGAAAACGCCCAAGCTTCCAACGCCGCCCTGCCGCTGCGCCTCCTGTCCACCCTGGTACTGTGGCAGCGCCGCATGGCCAGCCGCCGCCAGCTGGCGCGCCTGGACTCCCGCCTGCTGGCCGACGCCGGTATCAGCGAGTCGCAGCGCTACGAAGAGCTGAGCAAGCCTTTCTGGCGCTAA
- a CDS encoding NorM family multidrug efflux MATE transporter — translation MHVAPTTELKALLRLAGPLIASQLAHMLMVLTDTLMMARISPQALAGGGLGAASYSFVSIFCLGVIAAVGTLVAIRKGANDIEGVTRLAQSGLWLAWGLALVSALVMWNLKPVLLLFGQKPENVDSAMQLLTLLPLALPGYMTFMALRGFTSALGHSTPVMVISLVGTVFNYLFNHALIEGMFGLPKLGLMGIGLVTAVVTLGMAIALALYIRWHKAYAAYPLRKGLLRPSLPALRELWRLGLPIGGTYMVEVGLFAFAALCMGVLGSTELAAHQIALQIVSTAFMVPTGLSYAVTMRVGLYYGAGNLLAARSAGRVGIGFGASLMFAFAALFWLLPDALVGLFIDRNDPAFAAIFMLAVQLVMVAAWFELFDGVQTIAMGSIRGLKDAKTTFLIGLVCYWLVGAPSAWLFAFTFGGGAQGIWWGLALGLACAAVALTFGFEWRMKRLLGKAERARRAALSV, via the coding sequence ATGCACGTCGCGCCCACCACCGAACTCAAGGCTTTGCTGCGCCTGGCCGGGCCGCTGATCGCCTCGCAGTTGGCGCACATGCTGATGGTGCTCACCGACACCCTGATGATGGCCCGCATCAGCCCGCAGGCCCTGGCCGGCGGTGGCCTGGGCGCGGCGAGCTACTCGTTCGTGTCGATCTTCTGCCTGGGCGTGATCGCCGCGGTCGGCACGCTGGTGGCCATCCGCAAGGGCGCCAACGACATCGAGGGCGTCACCCGCCTGGCGCAGAGCGGCCTGTGGCTGGCCTGGGGCCTGGCGCTGGTCTCGGCACTGGTGATGTGGAACCTCAAGCCGGTGCTGCTGTTGTTCGGCCAGAAGCCGGAGAACGTCGACTCGGCGATGCAGTTGCTGACCCTGCTGCCGCTCGCCCTCCCCGGCTACATGACTTTCATGGCCCTGCGCGGTTTTACCAGTGCCCTGGGCCACTCCACGCCGGTGATGGTCATCAGCCTGGTGGGCACGGTGTTCAACTACCTGTTCAACCACGCCCTGATCGAAGGCATGTTCGGCCTGCCCAAGCTGGGGCTGATGGGTATTGGCCTGGTCACGGCGGTGGTGACCCTGGGCATGGCCATCGCGCTCGCACTGTATATCCGCTGGCACAAGGCCTATGCCGCCTACCCGCTGCGCAAGGGCCTGCTGCGCCCTTCCCTGCCGGCACTGCGCGAGCTGTGGCGGCTGGGCCTGCCGATCGGCGGCACCTATATGGTCGAAGTTGGTCTGTTCGCCTTTGCCGCCCTGTGCATGGGCGTGCTCGGCAGCACGGAGCTGGCGGCGCACCAGATCGCCCTGCAGATCGTCTCCACCGCGTTCATGGTGCCGACGGGCCTTTCGTATGCGGTGACCATGCGCGTCGGCCTTTATTACGGCGCCGGCAACTTGCTGGCGGCCCGTAGCGCCGGGCGCGTGGGCATTGGTTTTGGCGCATCGCTGATGTTCGCCTTCGCGGCACTGTTCTGGTTGCTGCCGGATGCCCTGGTCGGGCTGTTCATCGACCGCAACGACCCGGCCTTCGCCGCGATCTTCATGCTGGCCGTGCAATTGGTGATGGTGGCGGCGTGGTTCGAACTGTTCGATGGCGTGCAGACCATTGCCATGGGCTCGATCCGCGGCCTGAAGGACGCCAAGACCACCTTCCTGATCGGCCTGGTGTGCTACTGGCTTGTGGGTGCGCCAAGTGCCTGGCTGTTCGCCTTCACCTTCGGTGGCGGTGCACAGGGTATCTGGTGGGGGCTGGCCCTGGGTCTGGCCTGCGCAGCGGTGGCGCTGACGTTCGGCTTCGAATGGCGGATGAAGCGGCTGCTGGGCAAGGCTGAGCGTGCACGGCGGGCAGCATTGTCGGTCTGA
- a CDS encoding LysR substrate-binding domain-containing protein codes for MIRQLPPLYALRAFEAAARLSSFTRAGEELAITQSAVSRHIRTLEEHFACRLFVRNGRSLQLTEAARMLLPGVRDGFASLERACETLRGEDDILRMKAPSTLTMRWLLARLSRFRHLQPGNEVQLTSAWMDVDHVDFNQEPFDCAVLLSDGSFPADWEVRRLFSELLIPVGAPDLLDDAPWDERRLAGIELLHPTPDKRDWRAWLARMGLTDKISLKGGQVFDTLELGMIAAARGYGISMGDLLMVAEDVAQRRLSLPWPTAVASGMDYYLVWPRTRPGGERLRRLSVFLQEEAAAMDLPAVQILSAQG; via the coding sequence ATGATTCGCCAACTGCCTCCGCTTTATGCGTTGCGCGCATTTGAAGCCGCTGCTCGGCTGAGCTCGTTCACCCGCGCCGGGGAAGAGCTGGCGATTACCCAGAGCGCGGTCAGCCGGCATATCCGCACCCTGGAGGAGCATTTCGCCTGTCGCCTGTTCGTGCGCAATGGCCGCAGCTTGCAGCTGACCGAAGCCGCGCGCATGCTGCTGCCTGGTGTGCGTGATGGTTTTGCTTCCCTGGAGCGGGCTTGCGAAACCTTGCGCGGCGAAGATGACATCCTGCGCATGAAGGCCCCTTCAACCCTGACCATGCGCTGGCTGCTGGCGCGCCTGAGTCGCTTCCGCCATCTGCAGCCCGGCAACGAGGTGCAACTCACCAGTGCCTGGATGGATGTCGACCATGTCGACTTCAACCAGGAGCCGTTCGACTGTGCAGTGCTGCTCAGCGATGGCAGCTTCCCGGCGGACTGGGAAGTGCGCCGGTTGTTCTCCGAGTTGCTGATTCCGGTAGGTGCGCCGGACCTGCTCGATGATGCGCCTTGGGACGAGCGCCGCCTGGCCGGTATCGAGCTGCTGCATCCCACGCCGGACAAGCGCGACTGGCGGGCTTGGCTGGCGCGCATGGGCCTGACCGACAAGATCTCGCTCAAGGGCGGGCAGGTGTTCGACACCTTGGAGCTGGGCATGATCGCCGCCGCGCGGGGCTACGGAATCTCCATGGGCGACCTGCTGATGGTGGCCGAGGATGTGGCGCAGCGGCGGTTGAGCCTGCCCTGGCCGACTGCGGTAGCCAGCGGCATGGACTACTACCTGGTGTGGCCACGGACCCGGCCGGGCGGGGAGCGGTTGCGCCGGCTCAGTGTGTTTTTGCAGGAGGAGGCGGCGGCGATGGATTTGCCGGCTGTGCAAATCCTGTCGGCACAGGGCTGA
- a CDS encoding methyl-accepting chemotaxis protein, which yields MSQPRARIASQLGIALAIVLALVITGSTLFALRSLDDANLTTRQAHLASEARLLADQLDTFHGSLKDNTQRLSGLFERRFASGLALHAGETVNVAGVATPALYLGDHLLNNDFHQVDEFQQMTAGVATLFVRSGDDFVRISTSLTKQDGSRAIGTQLDRQHPAYPKLIAGQTYVGRAVLFERNYMTRYVPVRDSGGRVIAVLFVGFDYTDAQNAQFANLKRFRIGQTGSLALLDEQGKWLVPPAEVRDGEAAAQAVKAIKPGAGQFWAGAGEPLLSVTEPFAEGPWTVVASMPEGEIREVTWSVGLRLAIGSVLAMLLAVAATLWLLRRKLRPLGDLVRQAEALGAGDLNARLSVTSHDEIGQLARSFNKMGDALATMVEHIRAASDQVSGRARSLSGLSSGACEGMDQQSGEITSMAGAVEEFSATSMNIADNMAGTERMARDNAQQTRIGRSAMDEASVSLRQIAEALGGTASVMDTLGARSQEIGGIVGVITSIAEQTNLLALNAAIEAARAGEQGRGFAVVADEVRGLAARTRQATDEISGMIASIQQQTGHAISTLEQGNQLMQEGLARNDKVAEALARIDEQSRVAGEQFAVISTATQEQSSTATVLSRNLQSIAQANSEQRDVANELAMTARELEGLAGQLRQEVDRFRTHR from the coding sequence ATGTCTCAACCGCGTGCCCGAATCGCCTCGCAGCTCGGGATTGCCCTCGCCATCGTGCTGGCGCTGGTGATCACCGGTAGCACCCTGTTCGCCCTGCGTTCGCTGGACGACGCCAACCTCACCACGCGCCAGGCGCACCTGGCCAGCGAGGCGCGGCTGCTGGCCGATCAGCTCGATACCTTCCACGGTTCGCTAAAGGACAATACCCAGCGCCTGAGCGGTCTGTTCGAGCGGCGGTTCGCCAGCGGACTGGCGCTGCACGCGGGGGAAACGGTCAACGTCGCAGGTGTCGCGACGCCTGCGCTGTACCTGGGTGACCACCTGTTGAACAACGATTTCCACCAGGTCGACGAGTTCCAGCAGATGACGGCCGGTGTTGCGACCCTGTTCGTGCGCAGCGGTGACGACTTCGTGCGCATTAGCACCAGCCTGACCAAGCAGGACGGCAGCCGCGCCATCGGCACCCAGCTCGACCGCCAGCACCCGGCTTATCCGAAACTGATAGCCGGGCAGACCTACGTCGGCCGTGCCGTGCTGTTCGAGCGCAACTACATGACCCGCTATGTGCCGGTGCGCGATAGCGGTGGCCGGGTGATCGCAGTGCTGTTCGTCGGCTTCGACTACACCGACGCGCAGAACGCCCAGTTCGCCAACCTCAAGCGCTTCCGCATCGGCCAGACCGGTTCGCTGGCGTTGCTGGACGAGCAGGGCAAGTGGCTGGTGCCGCCGGCCGAGGTGCGCGACGGCGAGGCGGCGGCCCAGGCGGTCAAGGCGATCAAACCGGGGGCAGGGCAGTTCTGGGCCGGTGCCGGCGAGCCTTTGCTCAGCGTCACCGAGCCGTTCGCCGAGGGGCCGTGGACCGTGGTGGCAAGCATGCCCGAGGGCGAGATCCGCGAAGTGACCTGGAGCGTCGGCCTGCGCCTGGCCATCGGCAGCGTACTGGCGATGCTGCTGGCCGTGGCCGCGACCCTCTGGCTGCTGCGCCGCAAACTGCGCCCGCTGGGCGACCTGGTGCGCCAGGCCGAAGCCCTCGGCGCTGGCGACCTGAATGCCCGCCTGAGCGTCACCAGCCATGACGAGATCGGCCAGCTCGCCCGCAGCTTCAACAAGATGGGCGATGCCCTGGCGACCATGGTCGAGCATATCCGTGCCGCCTCCGACCAGGTCAGTGGCCGTGCCCGCTCGTTGTCGGGCCTGTCGTCCGGCGCCTGCGAGGGCATGGACCAGCAGTCCGGCGAGATCACCAGCATGGCCGGTGCGGTGGAGGAGTTCAGTGCCACCTCGATGAACATTGCCGACAACATGGCCGGGACCGAGCGCATGGCCCGCGATAACGCGCAGCAGACCCGTATCGGTCGCAGCGCCATGGACGAAGCCTCGGTTTCCCTGCGGCAGATCGCCGAGGCACTGGGCGGTACTGCCAGTGTGATGGACACCTTGGGCGCTCGCTCGCAGGAGATCGGCGGCATTGTCGGCGTGATCACCTCGATTGCCGAGCAGACCAACCTGCTGGCGCTCAATGCCGCCATCGAAGCGGCCCGGGCTGGCGAGCAGGGCCGTGGTTTCGCCGTGGTCGCCGACGAGGTCCGCGGCCTGGCCGCGCGCACCCGCCAGGCCACCGACGAGATCTCGGGCATGATCGCCAGCATCCAGCAGCAGACCGGCCATGCCATCAGCACGCTGGAGCAGGGCAACCAGCTGATGCAGGAAGGCCTGGCGCGCAACGACAAGGTGGCCGAAGCCCTGGCGCGCATCGATGAGCAGAGCCGGGTGGCGGGCGAGCAGTTCGCCGTGATCAGCACCGCGACCCAGGAGCAGAGCAGCACCGCGACGGTGCTCAGCCGCAACCTGCAGAGCATCGCCCAGGCCAACAGCGAACAGCGCGATGTGGCCAATGAACTGGCCATGACGGCCCGCGAGCTGGAAGGACTGGCGGGGCAGTTGCGCCAGGAAGTGGATCGGTTCCGGACTCATCGGTAG
- a CDS encoding VOC family protein gives MPAHDFVSPDSIRAQFSAAMSLMYKQEVPLYGTLLELVSETNRQVMAAQPKVAEALRWTGEIERLDQERHGAIRVGTAEELATIARLFAVMGMAPVGYYDLSSAGVPVHSTAFRAVHEQSLHVSPFRVFTSLLRLELIDSPQLRTLAQGILDKRQIFTARVLELIAQCERDGGLNASDAEAFVQEALHTFRWHQDATVTADQYQQLHDQHRLIADVVAFKGPHINHLTPRTLDIDAIQLGMPAKGIPPKAVVEGPPTRRQPILLRQTSFKALQEKVAFSDAQGSHTARFGEIEQRGAALTPKGRQLYDRLLDATRAALGGVPAEANAEHYMSLLAEHFAEFPDDLGQMREQGLAYFRYFATDKGLAARGQPGRPTTLEGLIDAGHVHYEALVYEDFLPVSAAGIFQSNLGDEGQADYGSNANREAFEQALGLKVQDELALYAQSERRSLQACAQALGLSAM, from the coding sequence ATGCCCGCCCACGATTTCGTCAGCCCCGACAGCATCCGTGCGCAGTTCTCTGCCGCCATGTCGCTCATGTACAAGCAGGAAGTCCCCCTGTATGGCACGCTGCTTGAACTGGTGAGCGAAACCAATCGGCAGGTCATGGCCGCGCAGCCCAAGGTGGCCGAGGCCCTGCGCTGGACCGGCGAGATCGAACGTCTCGACCAGGAGCGCCATGGCGCCATCCGCGTGGGCACCGCCGAGGAGCTCGCCACCATCGCCCGCCTGTTCGCGGTCATGGGCATGGCGCCGGTCGGCTATTACGACCTGAGCTCGGCCGGCGTACCGGTGCATTCCACTGCGTTTCGTGCCGTGCACGAGCAGTCGCTGCATGTCAGCCCGTTCCGCGTGTTCACTTCGCTGCTGCGCCTGGAACTGATCGACAGCCCGCAACTGCGCACACTGGCCCAGGGCATTCTCGACAAGCGGCAGATCTTCACTGCCCGTGTACTGGAACTGATCGCCCAATGCGAACGCGATGGTGGCCTGAACGCGAGCGATGCCGAGGCCTTCGTCCAGGAAGCGCTGCACACCTTCCGCTGGCACCAGGACGCCACCGTTACCGCCGACCAGTACCAGCAACTGCACGACCAGCACCGCCTGATCGCTGACGTGGTGGCGTTCAAAGGCCCCCACATCAACCACCTGACACCGCGCACCCTGGACATCGACGCCATCCAGCTCGGCATGCCGGCCAAGGGCATTCCACCCAAGGCCGTGGTCGAAGGGCCACCCACCCGCCGCCAGCCGATCCTGCTACGCCAGACCAGCTTCAAGGCCCTGCAGGAAAAGGTCGCTTTCAGCGATGCCCAGGGCAGTCACACGGCGCGCTTCGGCGAGATCGAACAACGCGGCGCAGCGCTGACGCCCAAAGGGCGCCAGCTGTACGACCGCCTGCTGGACGCGACCCGCGCGGCCCTGGGAGGCGTGCCCGCCGAGGCCAACGCAGAACACTACATGAGCCTGCTCGCCGAGCATTTCGCCGAATTTCCGGACGACCTGGGGCAGATGCGCGAACAAGGGCTGGCCTACTTCCGCTATTTCGCCACCGACAAGGGACTGGCGGCGCGTGGGCAGCCTGGCCGACCTACCACCCTGGAAGGGCTGATCGACGCCGGGCATGTGCATTACGAGGCGCTGGTGTACGAGGACTTCCTGCCGGTGAGTGCGGCGGGGATTTTCCAGTCCAATCTGGGAGACGAGGGGCAGGCCGACTATGGCAGCAACGCCAACCGCGAAGCCTTCGAGCAGGCGCTGGGGCTGAAGGTGCAGGATGAGCTGGCGCTGTATGCGCAGAGCGAGCGGCGCTCGTTGCAGGCGTGTGCGCAGGCGTTGGGTCTGAGCGCGATGTAG